A genomic region of Thiovulum sp. ES contains the following coding sequences:
- a CDS encoding homoserine dehydrogenase (PFAM: Homoserine dehydrogenase; Homoserine dehydrogenase, NAD binding domain; ACT domain), with amino-acid sequence MINVAILGVGTVGTAVAKILEENRDIIRARAGKEINPVVGVVRNLNKSRDVNIEITDSADSILERDDIDIVVELLGGVDEPYRVVKKALENGKSVVTANKALLAYKRYELQDIAGEIPFEFEASVAGGIPIINALRDGLSANHIDSIKGIMNGTSNYILTEMIQKGADFSETLKIAQDLGYAEADPTFDIGGFDAGHKLLILASIAYGIDAKPEDILIEGIENISSEDIDFAREFGYSIKLLGIAKKDGDEVEIRVNPTLLPNSEMIAKIDGVMNGISVIGDRVGETLYYGAGAGGDATASAVVANLIDIVRQDKKSPMLGFKKALENGELKLKNRLDIKTNYYIRIHVEDRAGVLAEISKIFGEFEISIETLLQKGGKAENTNLLILTHKTRESNIISALEKIQTLETVKEKPFMIRVEK; translated from the coding sequence ATGATAAATGTAGCAATTTTAGGAGTTGGAACAGTTGGAACTGCTGTTGCGAAAATTCTCGAGGAAAATCGGGACATTATTCGTGCAAGAGCAGGAAAAGAGATAAATCCAGTTGTTGGAGTTGTCCGAAATTTAAATAAAAGTCGAGATGTCAATATCGAAATCACAGATTCTGCGGATTCTATTTTGGAACGAGATGATATTGATATTGTTGTTGAACTTCTTGGCGGAGTCGATGAACCTTATCGAGTTGTGAAAAAAGCTCTTGAAAATGGCAAAAGTGTCGTTACGGCAAACAAGGCACTTCTTGCATACAAAAGATACGAATTACAAGATATTGCAGGAGAAATTCCTTTTGAGTTTGAGGCAAGTGTTGCGGGTGGAATTCCAATTATTAATGCTCTGCGGGACGGTTTAAGTGCAAATCACATCGATTCAATCAAGGGAATCATGAACGGAACATCAAACTATATTTTGACTGAAATGATTCAAAAAGGTGCTGATTTTTCGGAAACTCTGAAAATCGCTCAAGATTTAGGATATGCTGAAGCAGACCCAACTTTTGATATTGGAGGATTTGATGCAGGACACAAACTGCTGATTTTGGCTTCGATTGCTTATGGAATTGATGCGAAACCTGAAGATATTTTAATCGAGGGAATTGAAAATATTTCGTCTGAAGATATTGATTTTGCTCGTGAGTTTGGATATTCAATTAAGTTACTTGGAATTGCAAAAAAAGATGGCGATGAGGTCGAAATTCGGGTAAATCCTACACTACTTCCAAATAGTGAAATGATTGCAAAAATCGACGGAGTTATGAACGGAATTTCTGTAATTGGGGATAGGGTTGGCGAAACACTATATTACGGTGCTGGTGCTGGTGGCGATGCTACGGCAAGTGCAGTTGTTGCGAACCTCATCGATATTGTTCGACAAGATAAAAAATCGCCAATGCTTGGTTTCAAAAAAGCACTCGAAAACGGTGAATTGAAATTGAAAAATCGACTCGATATTAAAACAAACTATTACATTAGAATTCATGTTGAAGATCGTGCAGGTGTTCTTGCTGAGATTTCAAAAATCTTTGGTGAATTTGAGATTTCAATTGAGACTCTCCTACAAAAAGGCGGAAAAGCTGAAAACACAAATCTCTTGATTTTGACTCACAAAACTAGAGAAAGCAATATTATTTCTGCACTCGAAAAAATCCAAACTCTTGAAACTGTTAAAGAGAAACCATTCATGATCAGGGTAGAAAAGTGA
- a CDS encoding seryl-tRNA synthetase (PFAM: Seryl-tRNA synthetase N-terminal domain; tRNA synthetase class II core domain (G, H, P, S and T)~TIGRFAM: seryl-tRNA synthetase): MIDLKVLNKNFDEVVTKLQKKHVSEKILSDLKERHTNYKNDKKRLEDAQATQNEKSKLFGQYMREKKDITELKKEVAENKELIAKLSEVVREREEWLEVLLYSIPNIPDDSVPEGEDENENIVLENILTPKEFDFEPKPHYELGESLGWLDFERGIKIAKSRFTVLKSGGARLERALVNFMLDHNRECGFDEVSVPVITNSKSLHGTGQLPKFADDLFKIEDEDLYLIPTAEVSLTNLFADEILQKNELPIKVTASTPCFRKEAGSGGRDIRGIIRQHQFQKVELVAVTESEKSDEVLEQMVNCVSSLLTKLELPHRKVELCGGDLGFSARKTIDIEVWLPSQKKYREISSISNTGDFQARRAKIRYKDGKKNILANTLNGSSLAVGRTIVAILENFQTENGEITIPEALKNYL; the protein is encoded by the coding sequence GTGATCGATTTAAAAGTCTTAAATAAGAACTTTGATGAAGTTGTTACAAAACTTCAAAAAAAGCATGTTTCTGAAAAAATTCTCTCCGATTTAAAAGAGCGACACACAAATTATAAAAATGATAAAAAGAGATTAGAAGATGCTCAGGCAACTCAAAACGAGAAAAGTAAGCTTTTTGGTCAATACATGCGAGAGAAAAAGGACATTACTGAACTCAAGAAAGAGGTCGCCGAAAACAAGGAACTAATTGCGAAATTGAGTGAAGTTGTTCGAGAACGAGAAGAGTGGCTAGAAGTTTTACTTTATTCGATTCCAAATATTCCAGATGATTCAGTTCCTGAAGGAGAAGATGAAAATGAGAATATTGTTCTCGAAAATATTTTGACCCCAAAAGAGTTTGATTTTGAGCCAAAACCACACTATGAATTGGGCGAAAGTCTCGGTTGGCTTGATTTTGAGCGAGGTATTAAAATTGCAAAAAGCCGTTTTACTGTTTTAAAAAGTGGCGGAGCAAGACTAGAGAGAGCTTTGGTAAATTTTATGTTGGATCACAATCGGGAATGTGGATTTGACGAAGTTTCAGTTCCTGTTATTACAAATTCAAAATCGCTTCATGGAACTGGACAATTGCCTAAATTTGCGGATGATCTTTTCAAAATTGAAGATGAAGATTTGTATTTAATTCCAACGGCGGAAGTCTCTTTGACAAATCTTTTTGCTGATGAGATTTTGCAAAAAAACGAACTTCCGATTAAGGTAACGGCATCAACTCCATGTTTCCGAAAAGAGGCAGGTTCTGGCGGTCGTGATATTCGGGGAATTATTCGACAACACCAATTCCAAAAAGTTGAGCTTGTTGCTGTAACGGAATCTGAAAAAAGCGATGAGGTCTTAGAACAGATGGTAAATTGTGTCTCTTCACTTCTTACAAAATTAGAGTTACCTCATCGTAAAGTTGAGTTGTGTGGTGGAGATTTAGGATTTTCAGCTCGAAAAACAATCGACATCGAAGTTTGGTTGCCTTCTCAAAAAAAGTATCGTGAAATTAGTTCAATTTCAAATACTGGGGATTTTCAGGCACGACGGGCAAAAATCAGATACAAAGATGGAAAGAAAAATATTCTTGCCAATACTTTAAACGGTTCAAGTCTTGCGGTTGGTCGAACAATTGTTGCTATTTTGGAAAATTTTCAAACTGAAAATGGTGAAATCACAATTCCTGAAGCTCTTAAAAATTATCTTTAA
- a CDS encoding hypothetical protein (PFAM: Uncharacterized ACR, COG1565) yields the protein MGEWLYGKNGYYTKFREIGKAGDFYTAVSSSQFFGGAIANEIIKIVESGKFSEKVLICEIGAHKGYLIDDIISFIFTLRPELLKTVSFAVIEKFEDIQKKQAQFWKESFGDEVKIQIYSSLSELNSKETIFVANEIFDAFPTELFYKGKIASFVNGKIEFDTVDENISEIAKNLGKDRGEIPVGFRDFAKELSQSSEKFEFITFDYGDLEARPDFSIRIYHKHKVFPLFEENLDFEEFFGKSDITFDVDFNFLQKEFQKEGIETLEFKTQMRALIDFGLIELLEILKKNTNEKAYNSELNRVKILIDPSFMGERFKMIRFSK from the coding sequence ATGGGTGAGTGGCTTTATGGAAAAAATGGCTACTACACAAAATTTAGAGAGATTGGAAAAGCTGGAGATTTTTACACAGCAGTTAGTTCAAGTCAATTTTTTGGCGGTGCAATTGCAAATGAAATTATAAAAATAGTTGAGAGTGGGAAATTTTCAGAAAAAGTTTTAATCTGTGAAATTGGTGCTCATAAAGGCTACCTCATCGACGACATTATCTCTTTTATTTTTACACTCCGACCAGAATTGTTAAAAACAGTCTCTTTTGCAGTTATTGAAAAATTTGAAGATATTCAAAAAAAACAGGCTCAATTTTGGAAAGAATCGTTTGGCGATGAGGTAAAAATCCAAATTTACTCTTCACTTTCTGAACTTAATTCAAAAGAGACAATTTTTGTCGCAAATGAGATTTTTGATGCTTTTCCGACTGAACTTTTTTATAAAGGAAAAATTGCATCGTTTGTAAATGGAAAAATTGAGTTTGATACTGTTGATGAAAATATCTCTGAAATTGCAAAAAACTTAGGAAAAGATCGCGGAGAAATTCCAGTCGGCTTTAGAGATTTTGCAAAAGAGCTTTCACAAAGTTCCGAGAAATTTGAGTTCATTACTTTTGATTATGGTGATTTAGAAGCTCGACCCGATTTTTCAATTCGGATTTACCACAAACATAAAGTTTTTCCGCTCTTTGAAGAAAATTTAGATTTTGAAGAATTTTTTGGAAAAAGTGATATTACTTTTGATGTTGATTTCAATTTTTTGCAAAAAGAGTTTCAAAAAGAGGGAATTGAGACACTAGAGTTTAAAACTCAAATGAGAGCTTTAATTGATTTTGGACTCATTGAGCTTCTCGAAATTTTAAAAAAGAATACAAACGAAAAAGCTTATAACTCAGAACTAAATCGAGTTAAGATTTTAATTGATCCCTCTTTTATGGGCGAACGATTTAAAATGATTCGTTTTTCAAAATAG
- a CDS encoding putative CoA-binding protein (PFAM: CoA binding domain): protein MEVCEAPTVNSNRDEIKKIFEETKTVAVIGLSPDETKDSHRVAKYLKEAGFKIFPVYPKGDEILGEKVYRSLAEIPEKVDMVDVFRKASVVSIIVEESLKRGDVKTVWAQKGIINNEAGENAIAKGLNFVQNHCTMVEHREIFG from the coding sequence ATGGAAGTTTGTGAAGCTCCTACCGTAAATAGTAACAGAGACGAAATTAAAAAGATTTTTGAAGAGACAAAAACAGTTGCTGTTATCGGTCTCTCTCCAGATGAAACAAAAGATAGCCACAGAGTCGCAAAATATTTAAAAGAAGCTGGTTTTAAAATTTTCCCTGTTTATCCAAAAGGCGATGAAATCTTAGGTGAAAAAGTTTATAGATCACTAGCTGAAATTCCTGAAAAAGTTGATATGGTCGATGTTTTTAGAAAAGCATCTGTTGTTTCTATTATTGTTGAAGAGTCATTAAAAAGAGGTGATGTAAAAACTGTTTGGGCTCAAAAAGGAATTATCAATAATGAAGCAGGTGAAAATGCAATTGCTAAAGGTTTGAATTTTGTTCAGAACCATTGCACGATGGTAGAACATCGAGAGATTTTTGGATAA
- a CDS encoding S-adenosylmethionine synthetase (PFAM: S-adenosylmethionine synthetase, C-terminal domain; S-adenosylmethionine synthetase, central domain; S-adenosylmethionine synthetase, N-terminal domain~TIGRFAM: S-adenosylmethionine synthetase): MSKSYLFTSESVTEGHPDKMADQISDAILDDIISKDKNARVACETLLSNGFCVIAGELKTNAYTPMQDIVRNVVKEIGYTNSEYGFDYRSGAVLNGIGEQSPDINQGVDRADGEIGAGDQGLMFGYATKETPVLMPLPIYLSHRITEKLAEVRKNGTLSYLRPDGKAQVTVEYVDDKPTKVHTVVVSTQHDPEISQEQIHDDVIREVIKAVLPEEMISDDIIYHINPTGKFVIGGPQGDAGLTGRKIIVDTYGGSSPHGGGAFSGKDPTKVDRSAAYMARYVAKNLVASGVAEKVTVQLAYAIGVVEPISINVDTAGTGTVSDEKIVEIVRKVFKLTPKGIIESLDLIRPIYRKTAAYGHFGRELPEFTWEKTDKVEEIKALLK; encoded by the coding sequence TTGTCAAAAAGTTATCTTTTTACTTCTGAATCTGTAACAGAGGGACATCCTGACAAAATGGCTGACCAAATCAGTGATGCCATTCTTGACGATATTATTAGCAAAGACAAAAATGCTCGAGTTGCTTGTGAAACACTACTTTCAAATGGATTTTGTGTAATTGCAGGTGAATTAAAAACAAATGCTTATACTCCAATGCAAGATATTGTTAGAAATGTTGTTAAAGAAATCGGATATACGAATTCCGAATACGGTTTTGACTATCGAAGCGGTGCGGTTTTAAATGGAATTGGTGAGCAGTCTCCAGATATTAATCAAGGTGTTGATAGAGCTGATGGTGAAATCGGAGCAGGGGATCAAGGTCTAATGTTCGGTTATGCTACAAAAGAGACTCCTGTTTTAATGCCATTACCAATTTATCTTTCTCACAGAATCACTGAAAAATTAGCAGAAGTGCGAAAAAATGGGACTCTTTCATATTTAAGACCAGACGGAAAAGCTCAAGTTACAGTTGAATATGTTGATGATAAACCGACAAAAGTTCATACTGTTGTTGTTTCAACTCAGCATGATCCAGAAATTTCGCAAGAACAAATTCATGATGATGTAATTCGGGAAGTTATTAAAGCAGTTTTACCTGAAGAGATGATTTCTGACGACATTATTTATCATATCAACCCAACAGGAAAATTTGTAATTGGTGGTCCTCAAGGTGATGCTGGATTGACTGGACGAAAAATTATTGTTGATACTTACGGCGGAAGTTCGCCACACGGTGGAGGTGCTTTTTCTGGTAAAGACCCTACAAAAGTTGATAGAAGTGCAGCTTACATGGCGAGATATGTGGCAAAAAATCTTGTGGCTTCTGGTGTTGCTGAAAAAGTTACTGTTCAACTTGCATATGCGATTGGTGTTGTTGAACCAATTTCAATCAATGTTGATACTGCGGGAACAGGAACAGTTTCTGATGAAAAAATTGTTGAAATTGTGAGAAAAGTTTTCAAATTGACTCCAAAAGGAATTATTGAATCACTTGACCTCATCAGACCAATTTACAGAAAAACAGCAGCATACGGACACTTTGGACGAGAATTACCTGAATTTACTTGGGAAAAAACAGACAAAGTAGAAGAGATTAAAGCTCTTTTAAAATAG